In one window of Gemmatimonadaceae bacterium DNA:
- a CDS encoding IS110 family transposase, whose product SKTDIIDARKLGELLRSNLLPTIWVPDLDTRRRRQLLRGRAFLVREQTRIKNRIHGHLTAENQLFSRSDLYGKAGRAWLEAVALSPVLAAETQRLLHLHDVLTKEIARLDSQVKRDARSDLTAQRLATIPGVGVFGALFLHAEIGPIDRFPSSHQLAAYAGLVPTTRSSGGKTTHGPLAKMSNHWLKWILVEIVQTLKLAPGPVGAYYRHLLRAKGKPKATSAAARKLCGYIYWMLKEQWTYSEWLQQHLDVRRPEVRPTQRLGAMA is encoded by the coding sequence GATCGAAGACGGACATCATCGATGCCCGGAAACTCGGCGAACTGCTTCGCAGCAATTTGCTGCCGACGATTTGGGTGCCGGACCTCGACACGCGCCGGCGGCGACAACTGCTCCGCGGTCGGGCGTTCCTCGTCCGTGAGCAGACCCGGATCAAGAATCGCATTCACGGCCATCTCACCGCCGAGAACCAGCTCTTCTCGCGGAGCGATCTGTATGGCAAGGCGGGTCGCGCATGGCTCGAGGCGGTCGCGCTGTCGCCCGTCTTGGCCGCCGAGACGCAGCGATTATTGCACCTGCACGATGTGCTGACGAAGGAGATCGCGCGGCTCGACTCTCAGGTGAAGCGCGACGCCCGATCTGATCTGACCGCGCAGCGACTGGCGACGATTCCGGGTGTGGGCGTGTTTGGCGCGTTATTCCTGCACGCCGAGATTGGCCCGATCGATCGATTTCCGTCAAGTCATCAGCTCGCTGCCTACGCGGGGCTGGTGCCGACGACGCGGAGTTCGGGGGGCAAGACGACTCACGGGCCTCTCGCGAAGATGAGCAATCATTGGCTGAAGTGGATTCTCGTGGAGATTGTACAAACGCTCAAGCTGGCGCCTGGGCCGGTCGGGGCGTACTATCGCCATCTGCTGCGAGCGAAGGGCAAGCCGAAAGCGACCAGCGCCGCGGCGCGGAAGCTGTGTGGCTACATCTATTGGATGTTGAAGGAGCAGTGGACGTACTCGGAGTGGTTGCAGCAACACCTGGACGTCCGAAGACCGGAGGTGCGCCCGACTCAACGTTTGGGAGCGATGGCGTAG